One stretch of Callospermophilus lateralis isolate mCalLat2 chromosome 11, mCalLat2.hap1, whole genome shotgun sequence DNA includes these proteins:
- the Camta2 gene encoding calmodulin-binding transcription activator 2 isoform X5 — MHSCFALGFLDSPISQIWPSFSDRREWLKWSREELLGQLKPMFHGIKWSCGNGTEEFSVEQLVQQILDTHPTKPAPRTHACLCSGGLGSGSLTHKCSSTKHRIISPKVEPRPLTLTSIPQSQPPEPPPLIAPLPSELPKAHASPSSSSSSSSSSGFAEPLEIRPSPPTSRGSSSRGGTAILLLTGLEQRAGGLTPTRHLAHQTERRPSVSLAVVVGSEPAALPAPPSPAFDPDRFLNSPQRGQTYGGGQGVNPDFPEAEAARTPCPALEPAAALEPQAAARAPPPQSGTSGRRGNCFFIQDDDSGEELKSQGAAPPVPSPPPSSPSSPAPSEPSGRVARGEALFGGPGGASELEPFSLSSFPDLMGELISDEAPSIPAPTPQLSPVLSTITDFSPEWSYPEGGVKVLITGPWTEAAEHYSCVFDHIAVPASLVQPGVLRCYCPAHEVGLVSLQVAGREGPLSASVLFEYRARRFLSLPSTQLDWLSLDDNQFRMSILERLEQMEKRMAEIAAAGQAPCQGPEAPPIQDEGQGPGFEARVVILVESMIPRSTWRGPERLTHGSPFRGMSLLHLAAAQGYARLIETLSQWRSVETGSLDLEQEVDPLNVDHFSCTPLMWACALGHLEAAVLLFRWNRQALSIPDSLGRLPLTVAHSRGHVRLARCLEELQRQEASTEPSLALSPPSSSSDTGLSSVSSPSELSDGTFSITSAYSSAPDGSPPPAPMSASEITMEEMVPGQLSSDAPEAPLLLMDYEATNSKGSPPSPPVLPPAPDDGAAPEDTDSSPAVDVIPVDMISLAKQIIEATPERIKREDFVGLPEAGRERTGAVGLSETMSWLASYLENVDHFPSSAPPSELSFERGRLAIPPAPSWAEFLSASTSGKMESDFALLTLSDHEQRELYEAARVIQTAFRKYKGRRLKEQQEVAAAVIQRCYRKYKQFALYKKMTQAAILIQSKFRSYYEQKRFQQSRRAAVLIQQHYRSYRRRPSGPMPARNKSSFLTKKQDQAARKIMRFLRRCRHRMRELKQNQELEGLPQPGLAT, encoded by the exons ATGCATTCTTGCTTTGCCCTTGGATTTCTGGATAGTCCCATATCTCAAATCTGGCCCTCATT CAGCGACCGGCGAGAGTGGCTGAAGTGGTCCCGGGAGGAGCTTTTGGGACAGCTGAAGCCCATGT TTCATGGCATCAAGTGGAGCTGCGGGAATGGGACAGAGGAGTTCTCTGTGGAACAGCTGGTGCAGCAAATCTTGGACACACACCCAACCAAGCCTGCACCCCGAACCCATGCCTGTCTCTGCAGTGGGGGCCTTG GTTCTGGGAGCCTTACCCACAAATGCAGCAGTACGAAACACCGCATCATCTCTCCCAAAGTGGAGCCCCGACCTTTAACCCTGACCTCTATCCCCCAGTCCCAACCCCCTGAGCCTCCTCCACTGATAGCCCCACTTCCCTCAGAGCTCCCCAAGGCACATGCCtccccatcttcttcctcctcctcctcttcctcatcaGGCTTTGCAGAACCCCTAGAAATCAGACCTAGCCCTCCCACCTCTAGAGGGAGTTCATCAAGAGGAGGTACTGCCATCCTCCTCCTGACGGGACTGGAACAGCGTGCAGGGGGCTTGACACCCACcaggcacttggctcaccagactgAGCGTAGGCCGTCTGTGAGCTTGGCTGTGGTTGTAGGCTCTGAGCCCGCTGCCCTACcagctcctcccagccctgcctTTGACCCTGATCGTTTTCTCAACAGCCCTCAAAGGGGCCAGACATATGGAGGGGGACAGGGGGTAAACCCAGACTTCCCTGAAGCAGAGGCTGCCCGTACCCCTTGTCCTGCCCTAGAGCCTGCTGCTGCCCTGGAGCCACAGGCAGCTGCTCGGGCACCCCCTCCGCAGTCTGGAACAAGTGGGAGAAGAGGAAACTGCTTCTTCATccaagatgatgatagtggagagGAGCTCAAGAGCCAGGGGGCTGCCCCACCTGTACCTTCACCCCCTCCTTCATCCCCATCCTCACCTGCCCCCTCAGAGCCATCGGGCAGGGTAGCAAGAGGGGAGGCCTTATTTGGAGGACCTGGTGGGGCCAGTGAATTGGAGCCCTTCAGTCTTTCATCATTCCCAGACCTTATGGGAGAACTCATCAGCGATGAAGCTCCAAGCATCCCTGCCCCGACTCCACAGCTCTCTCCTGTTCTTAGCACCATCACAGACTTCTCCCCAGAATGGTCGTACCCAGAG GGTGGGGTCAAGGTGCTCATCACAGGTCCTTGGACGGAGGCCGCCGAGCATTACTCCTGTGTCTTTGATCACATCGCAGTGCCAGCCTCACTTGTCCAGCCTGGTGTCTTACGCTGCTACTGTCCTG CCCACGAGGTGGGGCTGGTATCTTTGCAGGTGGCAGGGCGGGAGGGCCCCCTTTCTGCTTCTGTGCTCTTTGAATATCGAGCCCGCAGATTCCTGTCTCTGCCTAGTACACAGCTTGACTGGTTGTCACTGGATG ACAACCAGTTCCGGATGTCCATCCTGGAGCGGCTGGAGCAGATGGAGAAGCGTATGGCAGAGATTGCAGCAGCTGGGCAAGCACCTTGTCAGGGTCCTGAGGCTCCTCCAATTCAG GATGAAGGCCAAGGGCCTGGATTTGAGGCACGGGTGGTCATCTTGGTAGAAAGCATGATCCCACGCTCTACCTGGAGAGGTCCTGAACGTCTGACCCATGGAAGCCCCTTCCGGGGCATGAGTCTTCTGCACCTGGCTGCTGCTCAGGGCTATGCGCGCCTCATCGAGACCCTGAGCCAGTGGCG GAGTGTGGAGACTGGAAGCTTGGACTTAGAACAAGAGGTTGACCCGCTCAACGTGGATCATTTCTCTTGCACCCCTCTG ATGTGGGCTTGTGCCCTGGGACACCTGGAAGCTGCTGTGCTTCTTTTCCGTTGGAATCGTCAGGCACTGAGCATTCCTGATTCTCTGGGCCGTCTACCCCTGACTGTGGCTCACTCCCGGGGTCACGTACGCCTTGCCCGCTGCCTTGAGGAACTGCAGAGACAGGAAGCTTCAACTGAACCCTCACTTGCCCTGTCACCGCCTTCCTCCAGCTCAGACACTG GTCTGAGCAGCGTCTCCTCACCCTCGGAGCTATCAGATGGCACTTTCTCCATCACATCCGCCTACTCTAGTGCTCCGGATGGCAGTCCTCCCCCTGCTCCTATGTCAGCCTCTGAGATTACTATGGAGGAGATGGTCCCAGGCCAACTCTCCTCTGATGCCCCAGAGGCCCCCCTACTCCTCATGGACTATGAAGCTACCAACTCCAAAGGGTCCCCACCCTCCCCTCCTGTCCTCCCACCAGCCCCAGATGATGGGGCTGCTCCAGAGGACACCGACAGCTCACCTGCTGTGGATGTGATCCCG GTGGACATGATCTCACTAGCCAAGCAGATCATTGAAGCCACACCAGAACGGATTAAACGAGAGGACTTTGTGGGGCTACCTGAGGCTGGCAGGGAGCGGACAGGGGCCGTGgggctcagtgagaccatgtcctgGCTGGCCAGCTACCTGGAGAATGTGGACCACTTCCCCAGCTCAGCCCCTCCCAG TGAACTGTCCTTTGAGCGAGGCCGGCTGGCTATCCCTCCAGCACCTTCCTGGGCAGAGTTTCTCTCTGCATCTACCAGTGGCAAGATGGAAAGTGATTTTGCCCTGCTGACACTATCAGATCATGAGCAGCGGGAACTGTATGAGGCAGCCCGAGTCATCCAGACGGCATTCCGAAAGTACAAG GGCCGGCGGCTGAAGGAGCAGCAGGAGGTAGCAGCAGCTGTGATCCAGCGCTGTTATAGGAAGTACAAGCAG TTTGCACTCTATAAGAAGATGACCCAGGCAGCCATCCTGATCCAGAGCAAGTTCCGAAGCTACTATGAACAGAAGCGATTTCAGCAGAGCCGCAGAGCTGCTGTACTCATCCAGCAGCACTACCGCTCTTACCGTCGACGGCCCTCAGGCCCCATGCCAGCGCGTAACAA AAGCTCCTTTCTCACAAAGAAGCAGGACCAGGCAGCCCGTAAAATTATGAGATTCCTCCGGCGTTGCCGAcacag GATGAGGGAACTGAAGCAGAACCAGGAGCTAGAAGGGCTTCCCCAGCCAGGACTGGCCACCTGA
- the Camta2 gene encoding calmodulin-binding transcription activator 2 isoform X4, which produces MNTKDTTEIAENSHHLKIFLPKKLLECLPRCPLLPPERLRWNTNEEIASYLITFEKHDEWLSCAPKTRPQNGSIILYNRKKVKYRKDGYLWKKRKDGKTTREDHMKLKVQGMEPVSWQCLYGCYVHSSIVPTFHRRCYWLLQNPDIVLVHYLNVPALEDCGKGCSPIFCSISSDRREWLKWSREELLGQLKPMFHGIKWSCGNGTEEFSVEQLVQQILDTHPTKPAPRTHACLCSGGLGSGSLTHKCSSTKHRIISPKVEPRPLTLTSIPQSQPPEPPPLIAPLPSELPKAHASPSSSSSSSSSSGFAEPLEIRPSPPTSRGSSSRGGTAILLLTGLEQRAGGLTPTRHLAHQTERRPSVSLAVVVGSEPAALPAPPSPAFDPDRFLNSPQRGQTYGGGQGVNPDFPEAEAARTPCPALEPAAALEPQAAARAPPPQSGTSGRRGNCFFIQDDDSGEELKSQGAAPPVPSPPPSSPSSPAPSEPSGRVARGEALFGGPGGASELEPFSLSSFPDLMGELISDEAPSIPAPTPQLSPVLSTITDFSPEWSYPEGGVKVLITGPWTEAAEHYSCVFDHIAVPASLVQPGVLRCYCPAHEVGLVSLQVAGREGPLSASVLFEYRARRFLSLPSTQLDWLSLDDNQFRMSILERLEQMEKRMAEIAAAGQAPCQGPEAPPIQDEGQGPGFEARVVILVESMIPRSTWRGPERLTHGSPFRGMSLLHLAAAQGYARLIETLSQWRSVETGSLDLEQEVDPLNVDHFSCTPLMWACALGHLEAAVLLFRWNRQALSIPDSLGRLPLTVAHSRGHVRLARCLEELQRQEASTEPSLALSPPSSSSDTGLSSVSSPSELSDGTFSITSAYSSAPDGSPPPAPMSASEITMEEMVPGQLSSDAPEAPLLLMDYEATNSKGSPPSPPVLPPAPDDGAAPEDTDSSPAVDVIPVDMISLAKQIIEATPERIKREDFVGLPEAGRERTGAVGLSETMSWLASYLENVDHFPSSAPPSELSFERGRLAIPPAPSWAEFLSASTSGKMESDFALLTLSDHEQRELYEAARVIQTAFRKYKGRRLKEQQEVAAAVIQRCYRKYKQFALYKKMTQAAILIQSKFRSYYEQKRFQQSRRAAVLIQQHYRSYRRRPSGPMPARNKSSFLTKKQDQAARKIMRFLRRCRHRMRELKQNQELEGLPQPGLAT; this is translated from the exons GAGATTGCATCCTACCTGATCACTTTTGAGAAGCATGATGAGTGGCTATCCTGTGCCCCAAAGACAAG ACCTCAAAATGGCTCCATCATCCTCTACAACCGCAAGAAGGTGAAATACCGGAAGGATGGTTACCTCTGGAAGAAGCGAAAGGATGGGAAAACCACCCGAGAGGACCACATGAAGTTGAAGGTCCAGGGCATGGAG cctGTCTCCTGGCAGTGTCTCTATGGCTGCTACGTTCACTCTTCCATCGTCCCCACATTCCATCGGCGCTGCTATTGGCTGCTCCAG AACCCTGACATCGTCCTTGTGCACTACCTGAACGTCCCAGCCCTTGAGGATTGTGGAAAGGGCTGCAGCCCCATCTTTTGTTCCATCAGCAGCGACCGGCGAGAGTGGCTGAAGTGGTCCCGGGAGGAGCTTTTGGGACAGCTGAAGCCCATGT TTCATGGCATCAAGTGGAGCTGCGGGAATGGGACAGAGGAGTTCTCTGTGGAACAGCTGGTGCAGCAAATCTTGGACACACACCCAACCAAGCCTGCACCCCGAACCCATGCCTGTCTCTGCAGTGGGGGCCTTG GTTCTGGGAGCCTTACCCACAAATGCAGCAGTACGAAACACCGCATCATCTCTCCCAAAGTGGAGCCCCGACCTTTAACCCTGACCTCTATCCCCCAGTCCCAACCCCCTGAGCCTCCTCCACTGATAGCCCCACTTCCCTCAGAGCTCCCCAAGGCACATGCCtccccatcttcttcctcctcctcctcttcctcatcaGGCTTTGCAGAACCCCTAGAAATCAGACCTAGCCCTCCCACCTCTAGAGGGAGTTCATCAAGAGGAGGTACTGCCATCCTCCTCCTGACGGGACTGGAACAGCGTGCAGGGGGCTTGACACCCACcaggcacttggctcaccagactgAGCGTAGGCCGTCTGTGAGCTTGGCTGTGGTTGTAGGCTCTGAGCCCGCTGCCCTACcagctcctcccagccctgcctTTGACCCTGATCGTTTTCTCAACAGCCCTCAAAGGGGCCAGACATATGGAGGGGGACAGGGGGTAAACCCAGACTTCCCTGAAGCAGAGGCTGCCCGTACCCCTTGTCCTGCCCTAGAGCCTGCTGCTGCCCTGGAGCCACAGGCAGCTGCTCGGGCACCCCCTCCGCAGTCTGGAACAAGTGGGAGAAGAGGAAACTGCTTCTTCATccaagatgatgatagtggagagGAGCTCAAGAGCCAGGGGGCTGCCCCACCTGTACCTTCACCCCCTCCTTCATCCCCATCCTCACCTGCCCCCTCAGAGCCATCGGGCAGGGTAGCAAGAGGGGAGGCCTTATTTGGAGGACCTGGTGGGGCCAGTGAATTGGAGCCCTTCAGTCTTTCATCATTCCCAGACCTTATGGGAGAACTCATCAGCGATGAAGCTCCAAGCATCCCTGCCCCGACTCCACAGCTCTCTCCTGTTCTTAGCACCATCACAGACTTCTCCCCAGAATGGTCGTACCCAGAG GGTGGGGTCAAGGTGCTCATCACAGGTCCTTGGACGGAGGCCGCCGAGCATTACTCCTGTGTCTTTGATCACATCGCAGTGCCAGCCTCACTTGTCCAGCCTGGTGTCTTACGCTGCTACTGTCCTG CCCACGAGGTGGGGCTGGTATCTTTGCAGGTGGCAGGGCGGGAGGGCCCCCTTTCTGCTTCTGTGCTCTTTGAATATCGAGCCCGCAGATTCCTGTCTCTGCCTAGTACACAGCTTGACTGGTTGTCACTGGATG ACAACCAGTTCCGGATGTCCATCCTGGAGCGGCTGGAGCAGATGGAGAAGCGTATGGCAGAGATTGCAGCAGCTGGGCAAGCACCTTGTCAGGGTCCTGAGGCTCCTCCAATTCAG GATGAAGGCCAAGGGCCTGGATTTGAGGCACGGGTGGTCATCTTGGTAGAAAGCATGATCCCACGCTCTACCTGGAGAGGTCCTGAACGTCTGACCCATGGAAGCCCCTTCCGGGGCATGAGTCTTCTGCACCTGGCTGCTGCTCAGGGCTATGCGCGCCTCATCGAGACCCTGAGCCAGTGGCG GAGTGTGGAGACTGGAAGCTTGGACTTAGAACAAGAGGTTGACCCGCTCAACGTGGATCATTTCTCTTGCACCCCTCTG ATGTGGGCTTGTGCCCTGGGACACCTGGAAGCTGCTGTGCTTCTTTTCCGTTGGAATCGTCAGGCACTGAGCATTCCTGATTCTCTGGGCCGTCTACCCCTGACTGTGGCTCACTCCCGGGGTCACGTACGCCTTGCCCGCTGCCTTGAGGAACTGCAGAGACAGGAAGCTTCAACTGAACCCTCACTTGCCCTGTCACCGCCTTCCTCCAGCTCAGACACTG GTCTGAGCAGCGTCTCCTCACCCTCGGAGCTATCAGATGGCACTTTCTCCATCACATCCGCCTACTCTAGTGCTCCGGATGGCAGTCCTCCCCCTGCTCCTATGTCAGCCTCTGAGATTACTATGGAGGAGATGGTCCCAGGCCAACTCTCCTCTGATGCCCCAGAGGCCCCCCTACTCCTCATGGACTATGAAGCTACCAACTCCAAAGGGTCCCCACCCTCCCCTCCTGTCCTCCCACCAGCCCCAGATGATGGGGCTGCTCCAGAGGACACCGACAGCTCACCTGCTGTGGATGTGATCCCG GTGGACATGATCTCACTAGCCAAGCAGATCATTGAAGCCACACCAGAACGGATTAAACGAGAGGACTTTGTGGGGCTACCTGAGGCTGGCAGGGAGCGGACAGGGGCCGTGgggctcagtgagaccatgtcctgGCTGGCCAGCTACCTGGAGAATGTGGACCACTTCCCCAGCTCAGCCCCTCCCAG TGAACTGTCCTTTGAGCGAGGCCGGCTGGCTATCCCTCCAGCACCTTCCTGGGCAGAGTTTCTCTCTGCATCTACCAGTGGCAAGATGGAAAGTGATTTTGCCCTGCTGACACTATCAGATCATGAGCAGCGGGAACTGTATGAGGCAGCCCGAGTCATCCAGACGGCATTCCGAAAGTACAAG GGCCGGCGGCTGAAGGAGCAGCAGGAGGTAGCAGCAGCTGTGATCCAGCGCTGTTATAGGAAGTACAAGCAG TTTGCACTCTATAAGAAGATGACCCAGGCAGCCATCCTGATCCAGAGCAAGTTCCGAAGCTACTATGAACAGAAGCGATTTCAGCAGAGCCGCAGAGCTGCTGTACTCATCCAGCAGCACTACCGCTCTTACCGTCGACGGCCCTCAGGCCCCATGCCAGCGCGTAACAA AAGCTCCTTTCTCACAAAGAAGCAGGACCAGGCAGCCCGTAAAATTATGAGATTCCTCCGGCGTTGCCGAcacag GATGAGGGAACTGAAGCAGAACCAGGAGCTAGAAGGGCTTCCCCAGCCAGGACTGGCCACCTGA
- the Camta2 gene encoding calmodulin-binding transcription activator 2 isoform X3, with translation MAAAAVTRGTPGDSPSPRPLRPGVTLPPGALTMNTKDTTEIAENSHHLKIFLPKKLLECLPRCPLLPPERLRWNTNEEIASYLITFEKHDEWLSCAPKTRPQNGSIILYNRKKVKYRKDGYLWKKRKDGKTTREDHMKLKVQGMENPDIVLVHYLNVPALEDCGKGCSPIFCSISSDRREWLKWSREELLGQLKPMFHGIKWSCGNGTEEFSVEQLVQQILDTHPTKPAPRTHACLCSGGLGSGSLTHKCSSTKHRIISPKVEPRPLTLTSIPQSQPPEPPPLIAPLPSELPKAHASPSSSSSSSSSSGFAEPLEIRPSPPTSRGSSSRGGTAILLLTGLEQRAGGLTPTRHLAHQTERRPSVSLAVVVGSEPAALPAPPSPAFDPDRFLNSPQRGQTYGGGQGVNPDFPEAEAARTPCPALEPAAALEPQAAARAPPPQSGTSGRRGNCFFIQDDDSGEELKSQGAAPPVPSPPPSSPSSPAPSEPSGRVARGEALFGGPGGASELEPFSLSSFPDLMGELISDEAPSIPAPTPQLSPVLSTITDFSPEWSYPEGGVKVLITGPWTEAAEHYSCVFDHIAVPASLVQPGVLRCYCPAHEVGLVSLQVAGREGPLSASVLFEYRARRFLSLPSTQLDWLSLDDNQFRMSILERLEQMEKRMAEIAAAGQAPCQGPEAPPIQDEGQGPGFEARVVILVESMIPRSTWRGPERLTHGSPFRGMSLLHLAAAQGYARLIETLSQWRSVETGSLDLEQEVDPLNVDHFSCTPLMWACALGHLEAAVLLFRWNRQALSIPDSLGRLPLTVAHSRGHVRLARCLEELQRQEASTEPSLALSPPSSSSDTGLSSVSSPSELSDGTFSITSAYSSAPDGSPPPAPMSASEITMEEMVPGQLSSDAPEAPLLLMDYEATNSKGSPPSPPVLPPAPDDGAAPEDTDSSPAVDVIPVDMISLAKQIIEATPERIKREDFVGLPEAGRERTGAVGLSETMSWLASYLENVDHFPSSAPPSELSFERGRLAIPPAPSWAEFLSASTSGKMESDFALLTLSDHEQRELYEAARVIQTAFRKYKGRRLKEQQEVAAAVIQRCYRKYKQFALYKKMTQAAILIQSKFRSYYEQKRFQQSRRAAVLIQQHYRSYRRRPSGPMPARNKSSFLTKKQDQAARKIMRFLRRCRHRMRELKQNQELEGLPQPGLAT, from the exons GAGATTGCATCCTACCTGATCACTTTTGAGAAGCATGATGAGTGGCTATCCTGTGCCCCAAAGACAAG ACCTCAAAATGGCTCCATCATCCTCTACAACCGCAAGAAGGTGAAATACCGGAAGGATGGTTACCTCTGGAAGAAGCGAAAGGATGGGAAAACCACCCGAGAGGACCACATGAAGTTGAAGGTCCAGGGCATGGAG AACCCTGACATCGTCCTTGTGCACTACCTGAACGTCCCAGCCCTTGAGGATTGTGGAAAGGGCTGCAGCCCCATCTTTTGTTCCATCAGCAGCGACCGGCGAGAGTGGCTGAAGTGGTCCCGGGAGGAGCTTTTGGGACAGCTGAAGCCCATGT TTCATGGCATCAAGTGGAGCTGCGGGAATGGGACAGAGGAGTTCTCTGTGGAACAGCTGGTGCAGCAAATCTTGGACACACACCCAACCAAGCCTGCACCCCGAACCCATGCCTGTCTCTGCAGTGGGGGCCTTG GTTCTGGGAGCCTTACCCACAAATGCAGCAGTACGAAACACCGCATCATCTCTCCCAAAGTGGAGCCCCGACCTTTAACCCTGACCTCTATCCCCCAGTCCCAACCCCCTGAGCCTCCTCCACTGATAGCCCCACTTCCCTCAGAGCTCCCCAAGGCACATGCCtccccatcttcttcctcctcctcctcttcctcatcaGGCTTTGCAGAACCCCTAGAAATCAGACCTAGCCCTCCCACCTCTAGAGGGAGTTCATCAAGAGGAGGTACTGCCATCCTCCTCCTGACGGGACTGGAACAGCGTGCAGGGGGCTTGACACCCACcaggcacttggctcaccagactgAGCGTAGGCCGTCTGTGAGCTTGGCTGTGGTTGTAGGCTCTGAGCCCGCTGCCCTACcagctcctcccagccctgcctTTGACCCTGATCGTTTTCTCAACAGCCCTCAAAGGGGCCAGACATATGGAGGGGGACAGGGGGTAAACCCAGACTTCCCTGAAGCAGAGGCTGCCCGTACCCCTTGTCCTGCCCTAGAGCCTGCTGCTGCCCTGGAGCCACAGGCAGCTGCTCGGGCACCCCCTCCGCAGTCTGGAACAAGTGGGAGAAGAGGAAACTGCTTCTTCATccaagatgatgatagtggagagGAGCTCAAGAGCCAGGGGGCTGCCCCACCTGTACCTTCACCCCCTCCTTCATCCCCATCCTCACCTGCCCCCTCAGAGCCATCGGGCAGGGTAGCAAGAGGGGAGGCCTTATTTGGAGGACCTGGTGGGGCCAGTGAATTGGAGCCCTTCAGTCTTTCATCATTCCCAGACCTTATGGGAGAACTCATCAGCGATGAAGCTCCAAGCATCCCTGCCCCGACTCCACAGCTCTCTCCTGTTCTTAGCACCATCACAGACTTCTCCCCAGAATGGTCGTACCCAGAG GGTGGGGTCAAGGTGCTCATCACAGGTCCTTGGACGGAGGCCGCCGAGCATTACTCCTGTGTCTTTGATCACATCGCAGTGCCAGCCTCACTTGTCCAGCCTGGTGTCTTACGCTGCTACTGTCCTG CCCACGAGGTGGGGCTGGTATCTTTGCAGGTGGCAGGGCGGGAGGGCCCCCTTTCTGCTTCTGTGCTCTTTGAATATCGAGCCCGCAGATTCCTGTCTCTGCCTAGTACACAGCTTGACTGGTTGTCACTGGATG ACAACCAGTTCCGGATGTCCATCCTGGAGCGGCTGGAGCAGATGGAGAAGCGTATGGCAGAGATTGCAGCAGCTGGGCAAGCACCTTGTCAGGGTCCTGAGGCTCCTCCAATTCAG GATGAAGGCCAAGGGCCTGGATTTGAGGCACGGGTGGTCATCTTGGTAGAAAGCATGATCCCACGCTCTACCTGGAGAGGTCCTGAACGTCTGACCCATGGAAGCCCCTTCCGGGGCATGAGTCTTCTGCACCTGGCTGCTGCTCAGGGCTATGCGCGCCTCATCGAGACCCTGAGCCAGTGGCG GAGTGTGGAGACTGGAAGCTTGGACTTAGAACAAGAGGTTGACCCGCTCAACGTGGATCATTTCTCTTGCACCCCTCTG ATGTGGGCTTGTGCCCTGGGACACCTGGAAGCTGCTGTGCTTCTTTTCCGTTGGAATCGTCAGGCACTGAGCATTCCTGATTCTCTGGGCCGTCTACCCCTGACTGTGGCTCACTCCCGGGGTCACGTACGCCTTGCCCGCTGCCTTGAGGAACTGCAGAGACAGGAAGCTTCAACTGAACCCTCACTTGCCCTGTCACCGCCTTCCTCCAGCTCAGACACTG GTCTGAGCAGCGTCTCCTCACCCTCGGAGCTATCAGATGGCACTTTCTCCATCACATCCGCCTACTCTAGTGCTCCGGATGGCAGTCCTCCCCCTGCTCCTATGTCAGCCTCTGAGATTACTATGGAGGAGATGGTCCCAGGCCAACTCTCCTCTGATGCCCCAGAGGCCCCCCTACTCCTCATGGACTATGAAGCTACCAACTCCAAAGGGTCCCCACCCTCCCCTCCTGTCCTCCCACCAGCCCCAGATGATGGGGCTGCTCCAGAGGACACCGACAGCTCACCTGCTGTGGATGTGATCCCG GTGGACATGATCTCACTAGCCAAGCAGATCATTGAAGCCACACCAGAACGGATTAAACGAGAGGACTTTGTGGGGCTACCTGAGGCTGGCAGGGAGCGGACAGGGGCCGTGgggctcagtgagaccatgtcctgGCTGGCCAGCTACCTGGAGAATGTGGACCACTTCCCCAGCTCAGCCCCTCCCAG TGAACTGTCCTTTGAGCGAGGCCGGCTGGCTATCCCTCCAGCACCTTCCTGGGCAGAGTTTCTCTCTGCATCTACCAGTGGCAAGATGGAAAGTGATTTTGCCCTGCTGACACTATCAGATCATGAGCAGCGGGAACTGTATGAGGCAGCCCGAGTCATCCAGACGGCATTCCGAAAGTACAAG GGCCGGCGGCTGAAGGAGCAGCAGGAGGTAGCAGCAGCTGTGATCCAGCGCTGTTATAGGAAGTACAAGCAG TTTGCACTCTATAAGAAGATGACCCAGGCAGCCATCCTGATCCAGAGCAAGTTCCGAAGCTACTATGAACAGAAGCGATTTCAGCAGAGCCGCAGAGCTGCTGTACTCATCCAGCAGCACTACCGCTCTTACCGTCGACGGCCCTCAGGCCCCATGCCAGCGCGTAACAA AAGCTCCTTTCTCACAAAGAAGCAGGACCAGGCAGCCCGTAAAATTATGAGATTCCTCCGGCGTTGCCGAcacag GATGAGGGAACTGAAGCAGAACCAGGAGCTAGAAGGGCTTCCCCAGCCAGGACTGGCCACCTGA